CAACACACTCATTAGAGGGGCTGCACTCAAGGCGGTGGTGGAGCGGGGTCATTCCAGAGTCCTGGGTCGACAGTGACCGCCTTGGGAGGCGTGGTGTCCACCTGGAGTGCGCGCTGTTCCTCCTGTCGTAAACCACCCACGGAGCGGACCTGGACGCGCACGGGGTTGGAGCCTTCCTTGAGGGTGAGGGGGAAGGAGAAGCGGCCCTGGGCATCCGGAAGGACGCCCTCGCCGTTGGCGAGCACCTGGGTGCCGGGCTCCGTCTGTCCCGAGATGAGGATCTGCCGGCGGGGACGATCGGGCCAGTTCACCTTGAGCAGGAGGCTGGCGGGGATGGGGGCGGGGGCGGAGGGGGCCTGGCCGGGGCGGACGACGGACTGCTGGCCCGCGAGGACGACGACGCTGCGCTGCTGGCCGGACAGCGTGGTCTCGCCCTCGAGCGTGGCCAGGGCGACGGTGCCCGCGCCGTTGTTGCTCACGGTGAACGCGCCGCCTTGCGAGCGGGCGACGGCGTCGCTGCCGGTGGCCGTCAACTCCAGGGCGTGAGGGGCACCGGAGCTGGAGCGCACCCGCATCGTCGTCATGCCCTTGCCGAGCAACAACCGTGAGAGCGTGTCGGTGAGCTCCGCCACGGTCACCTCGGTGCCGGGCTCCATGCGCACCTCCACGGCCTCGCCGCCGATGAGCACCGCGTAGGAGCCCGCGAGCGTGCGCACCGCGTCGGAGGCGCGCAGGGCCTCGCCCACGCTGGCACCACGCCACTCGCCGCCGCCCCGGCGCACCTCGACGGTGCCGCGGATCTCCTGCAGCTTCAGCTCCACCAGGCGCGGTGGCTCCGGGGCCGGCGGAGGCGTGCTCACCTTGGGGGCGGGGGCGGGCATGCTGACCGGGGCGGGGGCCGGGGCCTCGTGGAGGAAGAGGAAATAGCCCACGGGCAGCGCCGTGAGGATGGCGAGCAGTCCGATCAGGAAGGGCGCGCGGCGCCTGCGGGAGCGGGAAGCGTCCATACGGGACCGCAAGCTACCTCAGGCAGGGGCGCGCGCCTCACACCTTCGCTAGCCACACGGTGAAGCAGGTCCCCTGCCCCACTTCCGTGCACAGCTCGATGATGCCCCCCGCCTCGCTGAGCACCCGCCAGGGATCTTGCCTACTCCGTCTTCGGTGGCTCGTTCTTCATCAATTCTTCCGGCAGGGGCATCCTGACGAACCTCAAGCCCGGTCCTTTTCGCCCGGGCATGACCTGGAAGCCCTGGCCCGCGATCCCGACGAGAGCACCCTCCCTCGCCGATCCACCGCCGAGCCACGCATCCGCCTCTTCTCTCGTCGCGAACGTCTGGGAGACGACGATGTAGTCGATGGCGGGCGTGTAGAACGAGCGAAAGAACTCTCGATAGTCGTCCAGCTTCTGGGTCTCACGCACGTAGAACAGCGCCACCGCGGCGATTCGGAGTGCCTCGTCCTCTCGCGAGCCCTCCGGGTATTTTTCGTTGATGGTGCGCAGGACTTCGAGGACGGAATCGGCGTCGAAGTTGTGGTTGTAGATCATCGCTGCGCAGGTTGAGCCCTGGTCCGGGTCAGTAGAGGATGCAGTCGAACTTCTGGATGACGGCTTGGAGTTCTTCCGGGGTGGTGTCAAACCGCTTCGCGATGGCAGCAGCGTCCTCGGTCAAGGCCACCGTGCCGGGCGGCTGTTTTCGCAGCGTTTCGATAACGATGGGGCCGACTTGTCCAGGCCACTGGACGCTGTTGAGCTCACGGCTTCTGCCAATGGGGTCCAGGATGGTGAAGCAGGGCCACTTGGGAAAGCGAAGGGTGGCGGGATCCGAGCCCATGATGCGGCAGCCAGTCATTTGGGCCTCGGTGAAGTCGCAGTCCTCAATGGAGCCGAATTGAAACCAGGGGTCACTGCCGTACTCGGGCCAGTGGCCGAAGTCGCACCCCGAGAAGCGACCCTTGAACCGACATCCCTTGAGGGCGGCACTTATCCACTGCTGGTGGTTCTTCAACTCCTGCTTCACCTCGAAGGTGCAGTCAATGAACGTGGCCTGCTTGATGACCAGACGGCTGGCGGGAACCTTCAGGACGACGGTGCAGTTGCGCAGTGTCAAGCCCGTGCTGAGGAAGTAGAGGGAGTTCTTGTCCGTCAGTTCCAGCCGCTCGTTGGCAATCTCCTGGTTCTTGAAGATGACGTTCTCCAGCCACCCCATGGCCGTCCCTTTCAGAAGGTGAGCATCCGGAAGAACTCGCCCGCCATGCGGCGACCATGACGGGCCAGGTTCGACTCCGTTCCAGCGAGAATCTCGTACTGGCGGCCCGTTTGGGGGTCAATCACGTCGACGCCCTGGGGCTTGAACTGGAGCGGTCCGTCGAATTGTTGTTTCAACCTGGCATGCACGAAGCGCCCCCGGGCCTCGCGCTCCAGCAGTTTCGCCAGCCAGTATTCGCCCTTCTTTTGAGCCTGTTCGATGGCGATTTGCTCTTGGCGGCTGAGCCTGTGGGGTCCCCACTCCTTGGCGGCCTGAGTGACGGCCTTCTGGAGCATGTCCCCCACCTTGTCCTCGACGGGAATGTCCGCGGCCGATTTACCGCGCGGCAGGTGCCAGCGCTGGCCGTCGCTGAGTTCGACCTGCCGGTTGCCGCCCCGGTGGCGAATGACGGTTTCGGCGAAGCGGCCCCCTGGAGCCTGTCCAGCTCGGGAACCCGTCCCCTTCTTGAGCATCACCACGGCCAGGGGACCCTGCGGTGAGGTAGCCACTGTATCCACTGCCGCCACGGCCTGGGCCAGGGCGCCCTCCTTCGCGAGCGCCGCCTCCGTCACCTCCAGACGACCCATGACGCCGGCGCCGCCCTGCGCCTCGAACTGCTTCCCGGCGAGGTTGAAGCGCGGGAGCGATTTCACCCGCGGCAGCACCTGTCCCAGTGTGTGCCCACCCAGCGTGGCCACGGCGAGAATCATGGCGCGGGCCGCGTCCTCGCCCAGCACCTTGCCGAACTCCTCGCCCGCCGCGCGCAACTCCTCGAAGGTGGTGGCGTGGTGCGCCGTGTCCGCCATGCGGGCCCAGCCATCCATGAGGCCGTACATCGTCTGGAGGCCCAGATAACCCATCAGCAGGAGGGTCATGCCGGCGGCCAGGGCCTTGGTCGTTGGCTCAGGCATCACCCACAGCATGCAGTAGAGCGCCACCGTCCAGACGACCATGGACACCATCATCCGCACGTCCAGCAGCTCGTGCGTCAGGGCCTCGCGCGTCTCGTCGAGGACGTGGCCGAAGGCCAGCGCCAGGGCGAATGCCCGCCGGTCGTCCGTGCGCAGATAGGGCCCGTCGTCCAGAAGGCCCAGGCAGTCACCTCCTCCCCTGGGCGCACACCACTGGAGGTACCTGGCCCGCAGGGCTTCATCCGCCGCAGGGGTGAGGACCACCGGTCCCTCCTGTCGCTCGGGCACCAGGGTGTAGGCCTGGTCGCGATACACCTCCAGCAGCCAGTCTCCTTGGCTGTCTACCGTCTCGCCCCCCTTTGGGGGTGGCAGGAGGTGGAGCAACTCCCGGGCGGCCGCTTGTGGAGTCTTCGTCCCCAGCCGCACGTCGCGCGAGAGACGCAGGAAGGCCCGCTGGAACTCGGCCCTGGGAATGGGCACTGGCCGGGTGACGACGGCGCCGGGCTCCATGAAATCCACGACGTACACGGTGGCGGACTTGAGGCCCGGCTCCGCCGTGACGGCCACGCGCTCCTTGGTGGTTCGTGGGGGCGTGACTGAGTCGTCGCGGCCGCTCTCGAGGAAGAGCCCTCGTGGAGTGCCAGTGGTGCAGGCGAACTGGAGGAAGAGGACGAAGAGGAACCAGCCACCCAGCAGGGTGCGGAGCTGAGTGACAGAAGAGCACGGGCCAACAGGGCGGGTAGACACGGCATCCCTTCGGAAGCAACGCGGCCAAAAATCCATATCCCAGAGTGGCATGGAAATGCGGAGCACCCATCGAGCCGCGGGGATTTGTTGTACCCGCCGGCTCTCGCATCAAGAGGCGCGCCTCACGCCTTCGGCAGCCACACGGTGAAGCAGGTGCCCTGCCCTACTTCCGTGCGCAGCTCGATGGTGCCTCCCGCCTCGCTGACCACCCGCCAGGCGACGGACAGGCCCAGGCCCACGTTGCTCCACACGTCCTTGGTGGTGAAGAAGGGCTCGAAGACGCGCGAGCGGTGCTCCGGAGCAATCCCCTTGCCCGTGTCCTCCACCTCGAAGAAGCCCTGCCCGTCGCGCTCCCCGGTGCGCAACGTGAGCCGGCGCTGCTCGGACTTCATCATCGCCGTGCGCGCGTTGGACACCAGCGCCAGCACCACCTGCGACAGGTGCCCTGGATCCGCCCGCACCCGCACGGGCGGGCTCGCCAGCTCCAGGGAGAGCTGGATGCCCTCCGCTTGAACCTGGTTCTCCGTGAGCGAGAGCGCGTCGCGCAGCACGACCCCCAGGTCCACCGGGCGGAACTCGGGCCGCGCGCGTTGCTGGGAGAAGCGCAGCAGGTTCTGGGTGATGTCCTTGCACCGCTTGGCGCTCTGCTCGATCTTGCGCAGCGTCTCGAAGTCCGGGTCCTTCTCGCCGCGCTCGAGCATCATCAACTGCGTGTTGCCGAGGATGCCGGCCAGGGGGTTGTTGATCTCATGCGCCACGCCAGCGCCGAGCTGGCCCACCGCCGCGAGCTTCTGCGCCTCGAGCAACTGGCTCTGCGCCGTCTTCAACTCCGCGGTGGCCTCGTCCACGCGGACCTTGAGATCGTCGTTCCAGCGCAGCAACCGCTCCCGGGCGCGCTCCAGCTCGCCGCCCATGGCATTGAAGGTGGAGGCCAGATCGCTCAGCTCGTCATCACCGTCCACCTGGACGCGCTGGTGCAGCTCGCCCCGGCTGAACGCCTCGGCGCCGGACACCACGCGGGCCAGCCGGCGGTTGAGCCGGCGGGTGAAGAGCGCCCCCACGCCGAGCAGCACCGCGAAGGCCCCCAGGATGAACAGCAGCACCGTGCGGCGCATGGCGCGCACCGGCGTCAGCGCGGACGCCTCGTCCAGGGACACCACCACCGCGAAGTCGGGCACCTGGGGCACCCGCGCGGTGCTCACCCTCAGGGCGAGCGGCTCCACCCGGAAGCTCCGTCCCGCCGTGCCGCCCGCCTCCAATGGCGAGGCCAGCGCCGGCTCCAACGTCTGCATGCGCCGTCCGGGCTGGGAGCTGAGCAGGATGCGTCTGGCCGGCACCTCCACCAGCTCGATCCGTCCGAGCTCGGGCCGCGCGCGCCGCGACAGGAGCGACTCCAGCTCGGAGAAGACGACCTCGGCGAGCGCGAAGGAGGAGTTCTCACCATCGGCGAGCTTCACCGCCATGGCCATCGCCGCCTGACCGGAGGGCCGGTGCGCGTAGACACCGCCCAGGAAGACCTGGCCCCGGCTCGCCAGGCGCAGCGAGCGCACCGGCACGGCCTGGGCGAGCGCCAGCGCCGCGGTGGGCTCGAAGTCCGGATGATCGTTCTTTCCCTCCGCCTGGAAGAGCGGCGCCCCCTGGGGTTTGCCCTCCGCGTCGACCACCAGCACCGCGCTCACCGCGTAGGACTGCCCGTAGAGCAGCCTCAGCCCACCCTCGAACTCCGCGGGGGTGACGTGCTCCCAGTCGATGAGTCCCGCCGAACGTCCGAGCGCCTCCGCCGTCTTCATCAGCTCTCCGGAGAGGGCCTCGGCGGTGGTCTCGGCGATGAGGCCCTGCTCGGAGACGATGCGGCGGGTCAGCTCCGACTCGGCTTCCGAC
This DNA window, taken from Cystobacter ferrugineus, encodes the following:
- a CDS encoding sensor histidine kinase; the encoded protein is MRLYQQLVLFMLAATVLPLVAVGFSLLSEAESELTRRIVSEQGLIAETTAEALSGELMKTAEALGRSAGLIDWEHVTPAEFEGGLRLLYGQSYAVSAVLVVDAEGKPQGAPLFQAEGKNDHPDFEPTAALALAQAVPVRSLRLASRGQVFLGGVYAHRPSGQAAMAMAVKLADGENSSFALAEVVFSELESLLSRRARPELGRIELVEVPARRILLSSQPGRRMQTLEPALASPLEAGGTAGRSFRVEPLALRVSTARVPQVPDFAVVVSLDEASALTPVRAMRRTVLLFILGAFAVLLGVGALFTRRLNRRLARVVSGAEAFSRGELHQRVQVDGDDELSDLASTFNAMGGELERARERLLRWNDDLKVRVDEATAELKTAQSQLLEAQKLAAVGQLGAGVAHEINNPLAGILGNTQLMMLERGEKDPDFETLRKIEQSAKRCKDITQNLLRFSQQRARPEFRPVDLGVVLRDALSLTENQVQAEGIQLSLELASPPVRVRADPGHLSQVVLALVSNARTAMMKSEQRRLTLRTGERDGQGFFEVEDTGKGIAPEHRSRVFEPFFTTKDVWSNVGLGLSVAWRVVSEAGGTIELRTEVGQGTCFTVWLPKA